From the Natronoarchaeum philippinense genome, the window GTCGGGCTGGAGGCGCATGTCCGACTCCTGAATGCGGACGAACCCTTCGATCGAGGAGCCGTCGAAGTAGATCCCCTCGGTGAACGCCTTCTCGGCCTGTCGGGCCGGCACGGAGACGTTCTTGACCGTACCGAGGATGTCGGTGAACTGCAGGCGGAGGAAATCAACGTCCTCCTCTTCGATGCGAGCGAGTACGTCCCGTTCGTCGGACGTGAGGTTTTCGGATGCCATGTTGCTTCGGTCTTTCCTTGGATAGATAGTACTAAAGCGACGGCGTTCAGCGCAAATATTTTCATTGTCTCCGGAAGAAAGAGACATTCGCCCAAATATAGCGCACCAAGTCGGACGGATGCGTCAGTGTGTGCGTCGATGGCATCGACAGGCGGGCAATCGTCCAGTCAACAGGACCGACCACAGCCCGGTCGACCCGGATCGGTAGCACTGCTGGGAGGAACTGAGCGCATCAAAAACGAAGGACCGCAAACTACCGGCGATTACGCGTCGGCGTCGTCGCTGTCAGCGTCTTCCTCGTCGTCTTCAGTGTCTGCCGCGTCGTCGTCGGCATCATCTTCTTCAGCGTCGTCACCGCCCGGACCTTTGTCGGCGGGCGGGCCGCGACGCTGCTCGTCGTCAGCGTCGTCCTCCTCGGTATCGTCGTCGGCGTCGTCACCGCCCGGGCCTTTGTTAGCCGGCGGGCCGCGTTCGCCGTCGGGACCCTTGTCTTCCGGCGGGCCCTGTCGCTTGTCGCCGTCGGGACCGGCGTGTGCTGGCGGACCCTGATTACCGGGGCCCGCGTGGTCCGGGATGTTCTCGGCCGCCGGGTTGTTCTCGATCACGAAGGCCGCGATCTGCTGGCCCATCGGGCCGCTGACGTTCTCGTCCTGCAGGGATTCGACGAACGCCGCGACCTCCAGTCCGAAGTTGTCAGCCGCATCAGTGCCGAGCGTCGTCGACACGGAGACCGATCGGTTGTCGACCGCGCCCGTGACCGTCACTGCGACAGTCTCGTTGGGCGTCGGCAGCGCGACCGTTCCGTTCGCGTCGGTCGTGTACTCGCCCGCGCCAGCGTAGGAGGCGTTGGGGTCGTCGACCGTGACGTTGACCGTCGCGTTGGCGGCCGCCTCACCGTCATCGGTCAGCTCGACGACGGGCGCGTTGGTGACCGTTACCGTGAGGTTGTCGTTGGTCGCCGACGCGGCCGTACTCTCCTCGTCTTCGTCCTCTTCTTCGGCTTCTTCCTCCTCGTCATCGGCGTCGCCCTCTTCGTCCTCGTCGAGGTCACCATCCGACTCATTGAGGTCGTCGTCAGACTCGTTCAGGTCATCGTCCGACTCATTAAGGTCGTCGTCAGACTCGTTCAGATCGCCGTCCGATTCGTTCCCGTCCGCGTCCTCCAAGTCGTCGCTTTCGCCGTCGTCGACCTCTTGGACAGTCGCGGACGCGGCGGCCGCGGGGGCCACCATCGACACGATCAACATGACCGCACCGAGCACCGCGAACAGCTGCGTCTTTCGGCTCATCACGTTCCGTCCATACCGCCTACAGGTCATAAAGCAGGGATCTCGTTCAACCGGTTCAGGCAGTCCTGAAACAGCCTCAAAGACGTTTATAACGTTTAGAAACGATTCTCTCCGTTTAGTTTCGGTTTAGTTTCGGCGACTCACTCGTCCGTCGCGCGCTCGACCAGCGCCTCGGCGTGCTCGGCAGCGGCGTCCCGAACCCGCGGCTCGTAGAGCGTCAGCACCTCACGATCCCGCATCAGCACGTCGCCGTCACAGATCGTGTGCCGAACGTCGCTCCCGCTCGCGGCGTAGGCGAGGTGGCTCACGAGGTCGTGGGCGGGCGTCAGGTGCGGTTCCGAGAGGTCCAGCACCGCGAGGTCGGCGTTCGCGCCGGGTTCGATCCGACCTGAGTCGATTCCGAGCGCATCGGCGCCGCCGGTCGTCGCCAGTTCGACGGCGTCGGCCGCCGCGACCGCGCTGGCGTCGTCGGCCGCGAGCTTGCCGATCATCGCCGCGTCGCGGATCTCGTCGAACATGTCCAAGTCGTTGTTCGAGGCGGCGCCGTCGGTGCCCAGCCCGACTGTGACGCCGGCATCGAGCATGCGCTGGACCGGCGCCATGCCGGAGGCGAGTTTCATGTTCGAGGCCGGGCAGTGGATCACCGCAGTTCCGGAGTCGGCGAGCAGGTCGATCTCCTCGTCGTCGACGTGGACGCCGTGGGCGAGGAAGTTCTCGGGCGAAAGCAGACCGATGTCGTCGGCGTACGCGAGCGGGCGCTCGCCGTGGTCGTCGACGATCGGATCGACCTCTCCCTCGGTCTCGTTGGCGTGGAAGTGCATCGGCAGGCCGGCCTCGCGGGCGCGCGGAACGAACTCGCGGAGGTACTCCTCGCCGACGGTCGTCAGACTGTGGGGCTGGAAGGTTGTCGAGACGCGCCCATCAGCGGCGCCGTCGAGTTCGAGCGCGACATCGAGACTGGACTGCATGTCCTCGCGGGCGCCCTCCTCGTCCTTGCCGACCGTGATCGCGGTGTGACCGAGCACGGCCCGGACGCCGGCCTCCTCGACGGCGTCGGCGATCTCGGAGACGTTGAAATACATGTCCGAGAACGCCGTCGTGCCGGATTTGATCATCTCGACGATGCCCAGTTCGGCGCCCACGCGAACGTCTTCGGCCGTCAACTCGGCCTCGACCGGCCAGATGTCCTCTTGGAGCCACGCGTCGAGGGGTTTGTCGTCGGCGTAGCCCCGCAGGAGCGTCATGGCGACGTGGGTGTGACCATTGATAAGGCCGGGGATCACCAGCCCGTCGTCGGCGTCGAGCAGGTCATCCCCGCCCTCAATGTCGGCGCCGACCGCGACGATCTCGCCGGCGTCCTGATCGACCAGCACGTCGGCGCGCTCTACGGTCATGTCCGGACGGAGCACCTGCCCGCCCGCGATTCGCAGGGTAGTCATGGGCGTGGATTTGAGGGCGCCGGTGTTAATCCACCCGATCCGGGGCGGTGAGACGATGCCTCGCGGTCGAAAAGCAAATCCTGCCGTGGCGCGAACGGTCGGGTAATGCGAATCGCCGTCCCCAACAAGGGTCGCTTGCACGACCCCACGCTGGACCTGCTCGAAAGCGCCGGACTGCACGTCGTCGACGGCGCCGACCGGAAACTGTACGCCGACACCGTCGATCCCGACGTGACGCTTCTGTTCGCGCGGGCCGCCGACATCCCCGAGTACGTCAGCGACGGCGCCGCCGACGTGGGGATCACGGGCCACGACCAGATCTCCGAAGCCGAACCGGACAACGTCACCGAACTGCTCGATCTCGGCTTCGGGCAGTGCCGGCTCGTGCTCGCGGCGCCCGAGGACGGCGACATCGAGGCCGTCGAGGATCTGGCCGGCAAGACGGTCGCCACCGAGTTCCCGACGATCACGCGACGGTACTTCGAGGACCGCGGCGTCGATCCCGAACTCGTCGAGGTCACGGGCGCGACCGAACTCACGCCCCACGTCGATATGGCCGACGCCATCGTCGACATCACCAGCACGGGGACGACGCTGAAGGTCAACCGACTGGCGATCATCGACGAGGTGCTCGACAGTTCGGTTCGGCTCTTTGCCCGCGACGACGTGGCCGACGACGAGAAGGTCACGCAGGTCACGACCGCGCTGGAGTCGGTGCTTGCGGCCGACGGGAAACGCTACCTGATGATGAACGTTCCCGAAAACAATCTAGAGGAAGTGCGCGACGTGATTCCGGGGATGGGCGGCCCGACGGTGATGGACATCGCCGGCGAGGACGAGGAACTGGTCGCGGTCCACGCGGTCGTCGACGACAGCGACGTGTTCGAGACGATCACCGAGGTCAAGCGCGCCGGCGCCAGCGACATCCTCGTCACCGAGATCGAGCGGCTCGTCGAGTAGGGCTCAGACGAGGAAACTCGCAAGCGCCGAGCCGAGCAGGACGCTCACTGCGTAGTGGACGGCCGTGACGGCGACCGACCAGCGGCGTCCCGGATCGTAGACGCGGTCGATCGCGAGGTAGTCCGCGACGACAGAGAGCACCAGCGAGACGAGCAAGCCGGCGCCTTCCCCGAATAACTGGATGCCCACGACGAGCACGGCGGCCGGAGCGATGCCGACGAGCAGCGCCTGTTCGAGGCTCACGTCGCCGAGCACGTAGCGAGCGGCGACGTGGGCGGTGAGGCCGTAGAACACTGCGGCGAGGAGAAAGGTGCCCAGCGACGCGATCACCGAACCCAAGGGAAGCGACTGCGCGGGCGCGATACCGACCATGCGCTAGGCTTTGGCTGCCGAGACTTGTACGTGCTGATACGCGGGAACGACGGCGACCGGGAGATGCGGCGTTACTCGAGGAGGCCGAGATCTTCCAGCCGGGAGACGATCTTGTCGACGGCGTGCTCGGCGTCCTCGGGCTTCTTGCCGCCGGTGATGACGAGCTTGCCCGAGCCAAAGAGCAGCGCGACGACCTCGGGGTCGTCGAGACGATAGACCAGCCCGGGGAACTGCTCGGGCTCGTACTCGATGTTCTCCAGCCCCAGCCCGATGGCGATCGCGTTCAGGTTGAGGTTGTGACCCAGATCGGCGGAGGTGACGATGTTCTGGACGACGATCTCGGGATCTTCGTTGACGTTGATCTCCAGATCGCGCAGCTTGTCGAAGACGATGCGCAGGCTCTGGTGGACATCGTCGGTCGATTTCGCGCCAGTACAGACGATCTTGCCCGACCGGAAGATCAGCGCGGCCGATTTGGGCTCCTGCGTGCGGTAGACGAGCCCCGGGAACTGCTCGGGATCGTAGTCGGCGCCTTCGAGGTCCATCGCCACGCTCTGGAGGTCGAGCTCTTGGCCGATCCCCGTCGACGCGACGACGTTTTCGATATTGATAGTTTCCTTGGGGTCGCTCATAGTACGGTTTAAAGGACGTATTTAAGGTTTATAAAGGTTGATGCCACGGCCTGATAGGTCGGACAGCAGGCACGAACGGCGCCGCCGAGCCGGTGGCATCGCGCGCCGGTAAAACCGCAAGCAGGGAACGGTATTCGAGCACGCTATGACGACCCCCAAACCGCGGCCGGAAGACGATCAGACCGACCCCAGTCGAGGGCGGGGTCCGGGAACAACCAGTTAGTATCGCCGGTAGATCGGCGACGCGGTTCGAGTCAGTGCGGACCGTCGAACCGTCCGTTTCATAGGCACCCGTCGCGGACTGTGGCGCGTGTACCTGCTGGAGCTGGGCGGCGAGGACGATCGGTTCGCCGCCTACGAGGCGGCGAGTGCCGCCGCGAGCGTCGAGTTGCTGGCGCCGGGAGTGGCCACCGCGGGCGCGATCGACGCGGACGCCGTCGAGACGCTGGCGTACGCCCACCGCGCGAACGACCTCGTCGGACTGGGCGACGCCGACATCGAGAGCGCGCGCGCACTGCTTTCGGCGTCCCCGGCCGACCGCGAGGGGACCGTCGCCGTGCGTGCCGAGGACGTTCGAGGGTCGACCGGCGTCGACACCCAGCGCGTCGAGCGCGACCTCGGCGGCCTGCTCGTCGAGCGGGGGTTCGAGGTCGACCTCGACGACCCCGATCACGTGCTCCGAGCGCTGTTTTCCGACCCCGCCGCGTGGGACCGCGAGGGGCAACTCGATCCGCGCGAGGCCGTCGGCGGGGGGCCAGCGAGCGAGGACGCCGTCCCGATCGCCGACCGCGCGCTCGACGGCGAGGCGGTCTGTGCGCTGGGCTGGCTCGCCGCCGAGAGCCGCCGGGACTTCGGCGAACGCGCGCCGACCGATCGGCCGTTCTTCCAGCCCGGCAGCATGGATCCCCTGCTCGCCCGGGCGCTGGCCAACGTCGCCGGCGCGCGGCCCGACGCGCTCGTCGTCGACCCAATGTGTGGCACCGGCGGCGTCCTGATCGAGGCGGGCCTCTCTGGCGCCGACGTGCTGGGTACCGACGCCCAGCAGAAGATGGCCCGCGGCGCCGCCCGGAACCTCGCCGACGCGCTGCCCGGCGACGCCGCGTTCGGGACGGCACAGGGCGACGCCACGCAACTGCCTCTGCCGGACGACGCCGCCGACGCCGTGGTGTTCGACGCGCCTTACGGCCGCCAGTCGAAGATAGCCAACCTCGACCTCTCGGAGCTGGTCGCCGGCGCGCTCGCGGAGGCCCACCGGATCGCTCCCCGCGCGGTCGTCGTCGCCGACCGGTCGTGGGACGCCGAAGCGCGGGCTGCCGGTTGGCGGATCGACGCGCGCTTCGAGCGCCGCGTCCACCGGTCGCTGACCAGATACGTGCTCGTGCTCGAACGAGAGCGGTGAGTCAGCCAGCGCCGGACGCGCCGGGGTCGGCATCGAGCCACCGCTCTCTGGCGATCACGGCGGCGAGCGCGACCGCGACGACGCCGATCCCGATCTCGCGGACCGGCGTCCGGCCGACGGTCAGCGCGACGGCGGCGTGGCCGGCCAGCCCGAAGCAGACCACGAGGACGGTGGCGTTCCCGAGCGCACCGGTGTCGAGGTCGGGCCAGCGCCGCAGGACGCCGTAGGCCAGTGCCAGACTGACGAGGCCGCTGGCGTACACCGGCAGCGCCGTCGAGTCGGTGACACTGCCGATAGCCGGCATCGCAACGAACTTGACGCACAGATCGAGCGCGAGCCACACGGAGAAAAAGCGAAGCGTACGCATTCTCAGGCGATTTCGGGAATCCGCGAGAGCAGATGCGAGACGTGCAGGCGGTCGTTGGTCCCCTCGGTGAGATCCAGATCGACCTCGCCGGCGGCGCGGTACAGTTGGGCCTGCTTGCGGTCGTCGTACCGTGACTGGGCGACCGAGAGCACGTCTCGGAGCACCTCTTGGCCCTCCAAGCCCTCCTCGACGAGCAAGTCGTCGAGCGTCTTCCGGGCGTCGGTGAACTCCCCGGCTTCGGCGTCGTCGAGCATTTCTTCGATCAAGTCCGTGGTGCCGACCTCGCCCAGCGTCTCGTAGGCCGCGCTCATCGTGATCTCGCCCTCCTGCTCGTAGGTGGTTTGGGCGCCGAGAATCGCCTTTCGGAGGTCGCCGGAGGCGTAGCCCGCGACGTACTCCAGCCCGTCGGCGTCCCAACGAACCTGTGAGTTGGGGCTCGCGGAACTTTGTTCCGCGGCGTCGTGTTCGGCGCCCTCGGCGTCGGCGATGCCTTCGAGCACGTCGACGATCTCGCCGTGGTCGGGCGCCCGGACGGGGACGGGGAAACACCGCGACCGGATCGGCGGGATGAGTTTCGTGGGCTGGCGCGTCGTCAGCACGAACTGGGTCGTCTGGTGGTGGCGCTCGATCACCCGGCGCAGCGCCTGCTGGAAGTCCTCGCGGACCGCTTCGGCGTTGTCCAGCAGGATCGTCTTGTACTCGCCCGAGACGGGCGCGTAGCTGGCCGACTCCTTGAGGACGTGGTTGATCATGTCCCGCTTTGCCATCGACGATTTCCCGTCGAGGAAGGAGGCGAATCGGGGGTCATTCTTGATCTCCGTTTTCGTCCGGTCGAAGAAGTCCGCGACGTTGATCTCGATAAGGTCGCTGTCGGGGTTCTCGTGGGCCGCCTCGGCCAGCGCGCGCACCGCGGCGGTCTTGCCGCTGCCGGGCGGGCCGTGCAACACGAGGTTGATCGGCTCGTCGACGCCCCGCGTCAGGTACTCGCGCACGTCGTCCTGCGGAAGATCCTCAAGTTCGGGCGCGTGCGTGTCGATCCACAGCGGCGGTTCCATTAGCCTCTCCTACCGCCCCCGTCAGTAAGAATCGGTCGGTCCAGACGCCGCACCGACGGCGGGACCGATCCGAAGCGGGTTTAGCGCTCGGTCGACCAGTTTCGGCCAGATGACGCTGCGCGCGACGTTCCTTGGAACTGGCGGGGCCGTACCGACGACCGAGCGCAACCCGCCCGCGATCGCCGTCAACCGGGAGGGCGATCAGCTGCTGTTCGATTGTGCCGAGGGAACCCAGCGCCAGATGATGCGCTACGGCACGGGCTTTGGCGTCTCGCATCTCTTTGTCACGCACACCCACGGCGACCACATCTACGGCATCCCCGGACTGCTCGATACGCTGGATTTCAACGACCGCGAGGACGCCCTGACGATTCACGTCCCGCCGGGCAAGAAAGGCGAGCTCCGGGCGTTCATCGACGCCGCCGGCGCCCGACCGACGTTCCCGCTGCGGATCAACGAGGTCCGAGACGGCGTCGTCGCGCTCGCCCGCGACGAGTACGAAGTGCGAGCCTTCGAGGTCGAACACCGCACCAGCGCCGTCGGCTACGCGCTCGTCGAGGACGACCGCAAGGGCCGATTCGACCGGGCAAAAGCAGAGGAACTGGGCGTGCCCGTCGGACCGAAATTCTCGCAACTCCACGAGGGCGAGCCGGTCGAACTGGAGGACGGCACCGTGATCGACCCCGAGCAGGTCGTCGGCGAGCCCCGACCCGGACGCAAGATCGTCTACTCAGGCGACACGCGCCCGATCGAGCGCACCGTCGATGTCGCCGAGGACGCCGACCTGCTGATCCACGACGCGACGTTCGCCGACGACCGCACCGACCGCGCCGAGAAGACCGCCCACGCCACCGCGCGCGAGGCCGCCGGTATCGCCAGCCGAGCGAACGTCCACCGGCTCGCGCTGTTGCACGTCTCCTCGCGGTACACCGGGAACGTCGGCGCCCACCTGCGCGAAGCCCGCGAAGCCTTCGACGGCGACGTGTTCGCGCCCGACGACGGACAGACCGTCGAGGTGCCGTATCCCGACGGGGAGTAGAGTCCCGTCGGCGGTATCGAGTTTTGTTTGGAGTTGAAATGAGAAAATACTACAACTGAAAGAGAAAACTGAAACCCATGCGACGCCGTCGCGCACTTGCCCTCCTCGGAACGGTCGGATCTGGAGCGCTCGCCGGATGCAATGGACTATTGAAATCCGATGAGGACCGAACATTCGAGATTGAGAATGGTCCCTCACCAGACGGACTCCCGGCAGAGATCAGTGCGACGATCGTCCGAGAGATGTCCGAAGACAATCCCGCCAAGATCGAAATTTCGTGCGAGAACACTTCCGAAAACCCGATATTTATTACATTTGACTGGCCAGCGCCATTTTCGACATTAGTCGGACACCACCAGTCGGGATCTGCGCGTCTCATGTTAGGATCTGAAAAGGTAGTTCCAGATCAGACGGATTCTTGCTGGACTGGAGATACATCAGCCAAAAATGCTCCGGGAACGGACAGAATTCGACTTACAGCTAGCGAGAATATTAGCGTTCTCTGGAGTCTATACAACCATCCATCGAACGAAGAGTGCTTTCCGGATGGACGCTTTCGGTTCGAAGAGACGTACACGCACAACGGAGAACATTTCGATTGGTGGTTCGATATTCTGAAAGGGTGAGGTTCACACGCTACGTCGGACGAAGTTCGGGGTACAAACCGGAAAGCATCTGATCAATCGAGCCCCCGCCCCCGCCGTGGATTTATGCTTCCTGCTTCCCTACCCGGGTCCGTGAGCCACCGAACGAGCGCCCTCGACGCGGTCGTCTTCGGCGTCGACGTCCAGAGCGGGGACGTGCGGGGCGACGCCCCCTCCTACGCGCTGTG encodes:
- the hisG gene encoding ATP phosphoribosyltransferase, which encodes MRIAVPNKGRLHDPTLDLLESAGLHVVDGADRKLYADTVDPDVTLLFARAADIPEYVSDGAADVGITGHDQISEAEPDNVTELLDLGFGQCRLVLAAPEDGDIEAVEDLAGKTVATEFPTITRRYFEDRGVDPELVEVTGATELTPHVDMADAIVDITSTGTTLKVNRLAIIDEVLDSSVRLFARDDVADDEKVTQVTTALESVLAADGKRYLMMNVPENNLEEVRDVIPGMGGPTVMDIAGEDEELVAVHAVVDDSDVFETITEVKRAGASDILVTEIERLVE
- a CDS encoding DUF7473 family protein; translated protein: MVGIAPAQSLPLGSVIASLGTFLLAAVFYGLTAHVAARYVLGDVSLEQALLVGIAPAAVLVVGIQLFGEGAGLLVSLVLSVVADYLAIDRVYDPGRRWSVAVTAVHYAVSVLLGSALASFLV
- a CDS encoding AAA family ATPase — its product is MEPPLWIDTHAPELEDLPQDDVREYLTRGVDEPINLVLHGPPGSGKTAAVRALAEAAHENPDSDLIEINVADFFDRTKTEIKNDPRFASFLDGKSSMAKRDMINHVLKESASYAPVSGEYKTILLDNAEAVREDFQQALRRVIERHHQTTQFVLTTRQPTKLIPPIRSRCFPVPVRAPDHGEIVDVLEGIADAEGAEHDAAEQSSASPNSQVRWDADGLEYVAGYASGDLRKAILGAQTTYEQEGEITMSAAYETLGEVGTTDLIEEMLDDAEAGEFTDARKTLDDLLVEEGLEGQEVLRDVLSVAQSRYDDRKQAQLYRAAGEVDLDLTEGTNDRLHVSHLLSRIPEIA
- a CDS encoding methyltransferase domain-containing protein, whose product is MYLLELGGEDDRFAAYEAASAAASVELLAPGVATAGAIDADAVETLAYAHRANDLVGLGDADIESARALLSASPADREGTVAVRAEDVRGSTGVDTQRVERDLGGLLVERGFEVDLDDPDHVLRALFSDPAAWDREGQLDPREAVGGGPASEDAVPIADRALDGEAVCALGWLAAESRRDFGERAPTDRPFFQPGSMDPLLARALANVAGARPDALVVDPMCGTGGVLIEAGLSGADVLGTDAQQKMARGAARNLADALPGDAAFGTAQGDATQLPLPDDAADAVVFDAPYGRQSKIANLDLSELVAGALAEAHRIAPRAVVVADRSWDAEARAAGWRIDARFERRVHRSLTRYVLVLERER
- the rnz gene encoding ribonuclease Z, producing MTLRATFLGTGGAVPTTERNPPAIAVNREGDQLLFDCAEGTQRQMMRYGTGFGVSHLFVTHTHGDHIYGIPGLLDTLDFNDREDALTIHVPPGKKGELRAFIDAAGARPTFPLRINEVRDGVVALARDEYEVRAFEVEHRTSAVGYALVEDDRKGRFDRAKAEELGVPVGPKFSQLHEGEPVELEDGTVIDPEQVVGEPRPGRKIVYSGDTRPIERTVDVAEDADLLIHDATFADDRTDRAEKTAHATAREAAGIASRANVHRLALLHVSSRYTGNVGAHLREAREAFDGDVFAPDDGQTVEVPYPDGE
- a CDS encoding collagen-like triple helix repeat-containing protein; this encodes MSRKTQLFAVLGAVMLIVSMVAPAAAASATVQEVDDGESDDLEDADGNESDGDLNESDDDLNESDDDLNESDDDLNESDGDLDEDEEGDADDEEEEAEEEDEDEESTAASATNDNLTVTVTNAPVVELTDDGEAAANATVNVTVDDPNASYAGAGEYTTDANGTVALPTPNETVAVTVTGAVDNRSVSVSTTLGTDAADNFGLEVAAFVESLQDENVSGPMGQQIAAFVIENNPAAENIPDHAGPGNQGPPAHAGPDGDKRQGPPEDKGPDGERGPPANKGPGGDDADDDTEEDDADDEQRRGPPADKGPGGDDAEEDDADDDAADTEDDEEDADSDDADA
- a CDS encoding TATA-box-binding protein, with the translated sequence MSDPKETINIENVVASTGIGQELDLQSVAMDLEGADYDPEQFPGLVYRTQEPKSAALIFRSGKIVCTGAKSTDDVHQSLRIVFDKLRDLEINVNEDPEIVVQNIVTSADLGHNLNLNAIAIGLGLENIEYEPEQFPGLVYRLDDPEVVALLFGSGKLVITGGKKPEDAEHAVDKIVSRLEDLGLLE
- a CDS encoding amidohydrolase, producing MTTLRIAGGQVLRPDMTVERADVLVDQDAGEIVAVGADIEGGDDLLDADDGLVIPGLINGHTHVAMTLLRGYADDKPLDAWLQEDIWPVEAELTAEDVRVGAELGIVEMIKSGTTAFSDMYFNVSEIADAVEEAGVRAVLGHTAITVGKDEEGAREDMQSSLDVALELDGAADGRVSTTFQPHSLTTVGEEYLREFVPRAREAGLPMHFHANETEGEVDPIVDDHGERPLAYADDIGLLSPENFLAHGVHVDDEEIDLLADSGTAVIHCPASNMKLASGMAPVQRMLDAGVTVGLGTDGAASNNDLDMFDEIRDAAMIGKLAADDASAVAAADAVELATTGGADALGIDSGRIEPGANADLAVLDLSEPHLTPAHDLVSHLAYAASGSDVRHTICDGDVLMRDREVLTLYEPRVRDAAAEHAEALVERATDE